TATAATCGGCAGATTTGACCAGGAACGGATTTTTTTGATCACTTCCACTCCATCCATGTCCGGAAGCCCCAGATCCAGAAGCATGATATCCGGTTTCTGAGACGCTGCTTCCAAAATTGCCTGAGCACCGTTGGCCGCCGTATGGAAACGGTAATCCTGTGTCTCTAATGTAGTTGTAATCAAGTTTCTTACTGCTGTATCATCTTCTACCGCTAAAATCAATGGTTTATTCATTCAAAGTAACCTCCTCTGCCTGCAGTGTAAATGTAAAAATCGTACCATGTGGAACATTATCTGCTACCTGAATCGTTCCCCCATGCGCCTGTATGATCGACTTACAGAGGAACAGCCCCAGTCCAAGACCTCTTCTGCTGTCTGCAACTTTACTGTCTGCAGTATAAAACATATCAAAAATCTTTTCTTTTGCACAATCCGCAATTCCTTTTCCATTATCTGCAATGGAAATCGCGATCATCTGATTTTCTTTTCTTGCATAGATCTCTATTTTAGAGCCTTTCGGCGTATATTTCAATGCATTGTCCACAATATTAATAATAACCTGGATGATGAGACGGGAATCCATTTTTGCCAGAAGCAGCTCTTCCGAATGAATAAATTTCAATTCATAGTCCGAATGATCCCGGCTGATGTGTTTCAGCGCCCCCTCAATCACCTCATCCACCAATTCGATCTGCAGATTCAGATTCATAGTCCCGTCTTCCAGCCGCGTCACAGACAGAAGATTTTCCACCAGATTGATCAGCCACATGGAATCATCATAAATTCCTTTATAAAGCTGTTTTTGCTTCTCTTCACCAAGCGCTGACGCACTGTTCAGAAGAATCCCTGCACTTCCCGAAATACTCGTCAGAGGCGTCCGAAGATCATGAGAAATCGAACGCAGGAGATTTGCTCTTAACTGCTCATTCTTTGCCTGTGCAAGCGCTTCTTCCCGTTTTCTGTTATAGCCCTCTTTTTCCAATGCCAGTGCACATTCCCCTAAAATGGATAAAATCAGGTTCTGTTCATAGACATCCATCATCATCCCTTCCAGAGCAATTCCGATCACGCCATAGACCATGTCTTCGTTTCGGATTGCCAGATACAGGCAATGTGCATCCGGATACTGATCCATTCCTGTTCCTGCGCGTTTTCGATTCTCGAACACCCACTGCGCAGCCTGCCGTTCCCGCTGCTGCAAGTATAACATCTTGGCTGCACCAGGTTCTGCCATACAAAACCTGGGCTCAGAAAGTATTCCATCCTCTGCCCGATAATATATCACATTTTTTCCCATCATGCGCATCAGATGCCTTGCAGTCTCTTCAATCATCTCATCCGCATTCTTCGCCTTCTGGAGCATCTGATTCGTCTCCAACAGGATGCGGGTACGTAAAGCCATCTGCTCAGCCCGATACCCCTGCTTACGGATTTGTATGGTCAGGTTACTGACGATCATGGCTGCAATAAACACCGTTACAAATGTCACTGGATACCCGTAATCATACGAAGAAAACGTAAATCGTGGCTCTGTAAACAAAAAATTAAACAACAACACACTGAGCAGCGAATAGCATACGCTCCATCCTCTGTTGACCGTAATGATTGCAATGATCAGAACCCCTAAAATGTATACAATAATGATATTTTCTTCTGAAAATCCAAGATACCGGAATAAATATCCAATTCCAGTTGCTATAAAAAGGATCCCTGTCATTACCAGCAGCCCTTTTAAAAATCTTTCCCAGATTTTCATCTGTTCCTGTTTCATATCTTCGCTCCCATATTTTTCACTTCCTGTCAAATTTAACACTTCATATCTAAAAACTGCATGAAAACTTTTTTGGTTCCATTAAAATCTTATAAAGATTCTTTCTCTGCTACACTAGTATATTTAAATATGAAGACAATATCAACACATTATGACAGATAAAAATAAAAAAACGGTCATGCCGAATATAACATGACCGCTGTATACTATATTATGACAGAAAAAAATATTGTGCTGTCCCTTTTCCTATTCTTCGATAACTCCGCCATTTGCTTCGATCAGACCATTGATATACGCACTTCCCAGCGCCCGGTCAAAAAGACCATATCCCGGCTTTCCGCTCTCTCCCCAGATCATGCGTCCATGATCCGGACGGAAATATCCTTCAAATCCCGTTTCAACTAGCGCCTTCACGATCGCATTCATATCCAGAGAACCTTTTTGCGTCAAGTGACCTGACTCTTCAAACGATGTGTCCGGAAGAATCTTCACATTCCTGATATGCATAAAGCCGATACGCCCCATTGCGGAATATTTACGCACCATTGCAGGGATATCATTGTCAGGGGAGCTTCCAAGCGAACCTGTGCAAAGACACAGACTGTTTGCCGGGCTGTCCACGATCGACAAATAACGATCAATATTTTTCTCACATGTAATCACCCTCGGCAATCCAAAAATCGGATACGGAGGATCATCCGGATGTAATGCCATCACGACATCGCATTCTTCTGCCACAGGGATCACCCGTTTCAGAAAATATTCAATATTCGCCCACAGCCCTTCTTCTCCAAGCTCTCCATATGCCCGGATCAATTCACGCACCTCATCCTGTGTGTAGCTGGCATCCCAGCCAGGCAGATGGATATCATCTTTCAGTGGATCCAGCCCTTTCAGCTGATCCCAGTACATCACAAGACTGGTAGATCCATCCTCAGCTTCTTTATCCAACTGGGTTCGCGTCCAGTCAAAAACCGGCATAAAATTATAAGTAATACATTTGATTCCGTACTTCGCACAGCGCTGGATCGACTCACAGTAATTTTCAATATGACGGTCGCGTTCCGGTCTTCCAAGTTTAATCTCTTCTGTGACAGGAATAGACTCTACCACATCAAATACCAGACCATTTGCCGCACATTCATCAACCAGATGTTTGATGCTCTCTTCCGGCCATACTTCTCCCGGCTTCACATCATACACAGCAGAAACAATCGAACGCATTCCCGGAATCTGACGGATTTTATCGAGTGTGACCGGATCACTGTCTCCATACCAACGAAATGAACTCTTCACTTGAACTACCTCCTATACTCTTACTTTCACCACAATTTTCTTTACGTGACAGGAACCATTTGCTGTCATTCGTCTCGGAGCATGTCCGTCTTCCGGCGGCACGATTGCAAAATCCCCGGCTTTTAAAATGACACTTCCAAAATCCGCAGGTTCCTGATAAAAAATCAGATCCTTCTCTGCATCATACTCCACGGACGGAATCAGATTT
This window of the Mediterraneibacter gnavus ATCC 29149 genome carries:
- a CDS encoding DUF4118 domain-containing protein codes for the protein MKQEQMKIWERFLKGLLVMTGILFIATGIGYLFRYLGFSEENIIIVYILGVLIIAIITVNRGWSVCYSLLSVLLFNFLFTEPRFTFSSYDYGYPVTFVTVFIAAMIVSNLTIQIRKQGYRAEQMALRTRILLETNQMLQKAKNADEMIEETARHLMRMMGKNVIYYRAEDGILSEPRFCMAEPGAAKMLYLQQRERQAAQWVFENRKRAGTGMDQYPDAHCLYLAIRNEDMVYGVIGIALEGMMMDVYEQNLILSILGECALALEKEGYNRKREEALAQAKNEQLRANLLRSISHDLRTPLTSISGSAGILLNSASALGEEKQKQLYKGIYDDSMWLINLVENLLSVTRLEDGTMNLNLQIELVDEVIEGALKHISRDHSDYELKFIHSEELLLAKMDSRLIIQVIINIVDNALKYTPKGSKIEIYARKENQMIAISIADNGKGIADCAKEKIFDMFYTADSKVADSRRGLGLGLFLCKSIIQAHGGTIQVADNVPHGTIFTFTLQAEEVTLNE
- a CDS encoding mannonate dehydratase, with product MKSSFRWYGDSDPVTLDKIRQIPGMRSIVSAVYDVKPGEVWPEESIKHLVDECAANGLVFDVVESIPVTEEIKLGRPERDRHIENYCESIQRCAKYGIKCITYNFMPVFDWTRTQLDKEAEDGSTSLVMYWDQLKGLDPLKDDIHLPGWDASYTQDEVRELIRAYGELGEEGLWANIEYFLKRVIPVAEECDVVMALHPDDPPYPIFGLPRVITCEKNIDRYLSIVDSPANSLCLCTGSLGSSPDNDIPAMVRKYSAMGRIGFMHIRNVKILPDTSFEESGHLTQKGSLDMNAIVKALVETGFEGYFRPDHGRMIWGESGKPGYGLFDRALGSAYINGLIEANGGVIEE